The following proteins come from a genomic window of Ornithinimicrobium cryptoxanthini:
- a CDS encoding SAM-dependent methyltransferase encodes MTAPTLNMDKVGAFAQQIGGMLAGGATTAMMVVGDRTGLYAAMAVGGPLTPAQLAAETGTAERYVREWLSQQAAVGIVTYDPEAGTFTLPPEHAAVLASDDSPAAMIGAAPLISGMHRRTDQLVEAFRTGAGIPWAEQDPATFESTERFFRVGYRNSLLAEWVPALDGVDEKLRSGAKVLDIGCGRGAPLLLLAQAYPASQFVGYDVHPESIETATERAAEAGVSDRVRFAVDFCQGYQDRDVDVITFFDAFHDLGDPVGAASHARRSLADDGTLVLVEPLAADDLATTLVTIPMAALGFAASTFMCTPNSLSQPVGLALGAQAGEARLREVLTEAGYRSIRRAAENDFNMVIEARP; translated from the coding sequence ATGACTGCACCAACGCTCAACATGGACAAGGTCGGAGCCTTTGCCCAGCAGATCGGCGGCATGCTCGCCGGCGGCGCCACCACCGCGATGATGGTGGTCGGCGACCGCACCGGCCTGTATGCCGCCATGGCAGTTGGCGGACCACTCACCCCGGCGCAGCTCGCCGCAGAGACCGGCACCGCCGAACGCTATGTGCGCGAGTGGCTCTCGCAACAGGCGGCCGTAGGCATCGTCACCTATGACCCGGAGGCCGGGACCTTCACCCTGCCGCCGGAGCACGCCGCCGTGCTCGCCTCAGACGACTCGCCCGCCGCCATGATCGGGGCCGCCCCGCTGATCAGCGGGATGCACCGCCGCACCGATCAGCTGGTCGAGGCGTTCCGCACCGGAGCCGGCATCCCCTGGGCGGAGCAGGATCCAGCCACCTTCGAGTCGACGGAGCGGTTCTTCCGGGTCGGCTATCGCAACTCCCTGCTCGCCGAGTGGGTTCCGGCTCTCGACGGGGTTGACGAGAAGCTGCGCTCCGGGGCCAAGGTCCTCGACATCGGGTGCGGCCGCGGGGCACCGCTGCTCCTGCTGGCGCAGGCCTATCCCGCCTCGCAGTTCGTCGGCTACGACGTGCACCCCGAGTCGATCGAGACAGCGACCGAGCGGGCTGCGGAGGCCGGGGTCTCGGACCGGGTGCGGTTCGCGGTCGACTTCTGCCAGGGCTATCAGGACCGCGACGTCGACGTCATCACCTTCTTCGACGCCTTCCACGACCTCGGCGACCCCGTCGGCGCGGCCTCACACGCACGACGCTCCCTCGCCGACGACGGCACCCTGGTGCTGGTGGAGCCCCTGGCCGCCGACGACCTGGCCACGACCCTGGTCACGATCCCGATGGCTGCGCTGGGTTTCGCGGCCTCGACCTTCATGTGCACACCCAACTCACTGTCGCAGCCGGTGGGGCTGGCGCTCGGGGCGCAGGCAGGGGAGGCCAGGTTGCGCGAGGTGCTGACCGAGGCGGGCTATCGCAGCATCCGCCGGGCCGCCGAGAACGACTTCAACATGGTCATCGAGGCTCGCCCCTGA
- a CDS encoding DUF2784 domain-containing protein — protein MSETVAPAMTRRLPYQVAAHATMLVHLGFVALVVFGGFLAWAQPWALWLQLPAVAWAVTGQVRSLECPLTALEDWARVRAGRTPMCESGFIDHYLTGVVYPRSWKSAMPPVALAVAIASWVGLALR, from the coding sequence GTGTCCGAGACCGTCGCACCAGCCATGACGCGCCGCCTGCCCTATCAGGTCGCGGCGCACGCCACGATGCTGGTGCACCTGGGCTTCGTGGCGCTCGTGGTCTTCGGCGGATTCCTGGCCTGGGCCCAGCCTTGGGCGCTGTGGCTCCAGCTGCCCGCCGTGGCGTGGGCGGTGACCGGTCAGGTCCGCAGCCTCGAGTGCCCGCTGACCGCGCTCGAGGACTGGGCCCGGGTGCGCGCCGGCCGAACACCGATGTGCGAGAGCGGCTTCATCGACCACTACCTCACAGGCGTGGTCTATCCGCGGTCGTGGAAGTCGGCGATGCCACCCGTCGCGCTGGCGGTCGCCATTGCTTCCTGGGTCGGACTCGCGCTGCGCTAA
- a CDS encoding serine hydrolase domain-containing protein translates to MRDQQWRDVADQAARLEATADFSGVLRATRGDEVLYESFHGMANRADGIPVSRSTRFATASLGKMFTAVGVLDAAGRGEVDLQDAVVDVLPPDRRPTTLLPGVTVHHLLSHTSGIADYFEEDEDLPGFRENYDEIWDRLANYSVRDYAALLPLFADLPPVCPPGTAYHYSNAGYVLLGLLLQEVSGTPFPEAVTTRVFAPAGMTASGYFAFDEVYPDIAQGYLPPLHPGGPWRTNIYSVHPVGGGDGGAVVSAPDVERFLRAVHRGGVWRGVTPELVLTRRAGEEGQRWAVGYGVDIREDGVFGKDGGDPGVATISRCQPGTDTTAVLLANVDWDTVDGIGDLANALIDAAMPEA, encoded by the coding sequence ATGAGGGACCAGCAGTGGCGCGATGTCGCCGACCAGGCCGCCCGGCTCGAGGCAACGGCCGACTTCTCCGGCGTCCTGCGAGCCACCCGTGGCGACGAGGTGCTCTACGAGTCCTTCCACGGGATGGCCAACCGGGCTGACGGCATACCCGTGTCTCGTTCCACCCGCTTCGCGACCGCGTCGCTGGGCAAGATGTTCACCGCGGTGGGTGTCCTCGATGCGGCCGGGCGCGGCGAGGTCGACCTGCAGGACGCAGTGGTGGACGTGCTGCCGCCGGACCGGCGGCCGACCACGTTGCTGCCCGGGGTCACTGTGCACCACCTGCTTTCGCACACCTCGGGCATCGCCGACTACTTCGAGGAGGACGAGGACCTTCCCGGTTTCCGGGAGAACTACGACGAGATCTGGGACCGGCTGGCCAACTACTCCGTGCGGGACTACGCCGCCCTCCTGCCCCTCTTCGCCGACCTTCCCCCGGTGTGCCCGCCCGGCACGGCCTACCACTACAGCAACGCCGGCTACGTGCTGTTAGGTCTGCTCCTGCAGGAGGTGTCGGGGACGCCCTTTCCCGAGGCGGTCACGACGCGAGTGTTCGCCCCGGCGGGGATGACAGCCAGCGGCTATTTCGCGTTCGACGAGGTCTACCCGGACATCGCACAGGGATACCTGCCGCCGTTGCACCCGGGCGGCCCGTGGCGGACCAACATCTACTCCGTCCACCCGGTCGGCGGGGGAGACGGTGGCGCGGTGGTGTCGGCGCCCGACGTTGAGCGCTTCCTTCGCGCGGTCCACCGCGGCGGGGTATGGCGTGGGGTGACCCCCGAACTGGTCCTCACCCGACGGGCTGGTGAGGAGGGGCAGCGGTGGGCGGTCGGCTACGGCGTTGACATCCGTGAGGACGGGGTCTTCGGCAAGGACGGCGGCGACCCGGGCGTCGCCACGATCTCCCGCTGTCAGCCCGGGACGGACACCACCGCCGTCCTGCTCGCCAACGTCGACTGGGACACCGTGGACGGCATCGGCGACCTGGCGAACGCGCTCATCGACGCGGCGATGCCCGAGGCCTGA
- a CDS encoding HNH endonuclease signature motif containing protein yields MDQGSGSDSHGGATVADSDVPTQDNTAQDCPAQDGGARDGGDAGGRGPMKYRPVIGSGPLREASSCSGPLVPPDDADAQAAGDLDGSGRADGGPVLTASGHEVPEFAAGTAHMTQMLAGDFPLATLPEQALGETIGAAQALVQAAQSLLTAATHEAISRGLPGESGHSVPDWITTWAPMIDRPEALATARVAAAIDDDRFEALSAKVADGSARVSRANIITRLTQELTPVATKESLQALTDVMTDIVETTGLRALAQIGTEAKKLLIEPDDDDELDDKQGARRLLRRTGTVAGLAEWQLLLDDEAEAILLAALDPLSTPRPGADEHGAHQLDPRTASTRRADALLEIIGRGVAAPEGTVVTDKAKIQVTIGHEALAGKVSGGGTTATGQPLSAGTIRRLACDAQIIPIVLGGPSEPLDVGVTKRLFTPAQRKAVHLRDKGCSFPGCTMPASWTDLHHVIHWIFGGATDLSNAAALCRRHHVTVHRYGYTATITATEVIWHLPGTSTGTHAAPLVDT; encoded by the coding sequence ATGGATCAGGGGTCGGGGTCGGACAGTCACGGTGGGGCCACCGTCGCAGACTCCGACGTGCCCACCCAGGACAACACCGCCCAAGACTGCCCGGCCCAGGACGGCGGGGCCCGGGACGGCGGGGATGCTGGTGGGCGTGGGCCGATGAAGTATCGCCCGGTGATCGGTTCTGGTCCGTTGCGGGAAGCCTCTTCCTGCAGTGGACCGTTGGTCCCGCCCGACGATGCCGACGCGCAGGCTGCGGGCGACCTGGACGGCTCCGGGCGTGCTGATGGTGGTCCGGTGTTGACGGCCAGCGGTCATGAGGTTCCCGAGTTCGCTGCCGGGACGGCGCACATGACCCAGATGCTGGCTGGCGACTTCCCGCTGGCCACGTTGCCCGAGCAGGCACTGGGAGAGACGATCGGCGCCGCGCAGGCTCTGGTGCAGGCCGCGCAGTCGTTGTTGACCGCGGCCACCCATGAGGCGATCTCCCGCGGGCTGCCGGGGGAGTCAGGGCATTCTGTCCCGGACTGGATCACTACCTGGGCTCCGATGATCGACCGCCCCGAAGCGTTGGCTACCGCCCGCGTGGCTGCCGCGATCGATGATGACCGGTTCGAGGCCCTGTCGGCGAAGGTGGCCGATGGCAGTGCCCGCGTCTCGCGGGCCAACATCATCACCCGCCTGACCCAGGAGCTGACCCCGGTCGCGACGAAGGAGTCGTTGCAGGCCCTGACCGATGTGATGACCGACATCGTGGAGACCACCGGGCTGCGTGCCCTGGCCCAGATCGGGACCGAGGCCAAGAAGCTTCTCATCGAGCCTGATGACGATGACGAGCTCGACGACAAGCAAGGCGCCCGGCGCCTGCTACGCCGCACCGGGACCGTGGCCGGCCTGGCCGAGTGGCAGCTCCTGCTCGACGACGAAGCCGAAGCAATCCTGCTCGCGGCCCTGGACCCGTTGTCCACACCGCGCCCCGGCGCTGATGAGCACGGCGCCCACCAACTGGACCCGCGCACCGCCTCCACCCGACGCGCTGACGCCCTGCTCGAGATCATCGGCCGCGGCGTCGCCGCCCCCGAAGGCACCGTCGTCACCGACAAGGCCAAGATCCAGGTCACCATCGGCCACGAGGCCCTGGCCGGCAAGGTCAGTGGCGGGGGGACGACGGCCACCGGTCAACCCCTCTCCGCCGGGACGATCCGGCGCCTGGCCTGCGACGCTCAGATCATCCCCATCGTCCTAGGCGGCCCCTCTGAACCCTTGGATGTGGGGGTGACCAAGCGGTTGTTCACCCCCGCACAACGCAAGGCAGTCCACCTGCGGGACAAAGGCTGCTCCTTCCCGGGCTGCACGATGCCCGCGTCCTGGACCGACCTCCACCACGTCATCCACTGGATCTTCGGCGGCGCCACAGACCTGTCCAACGCCGCCGCCCTGTGCCGGCGCCACCACGTCACCGTCCACCGCTACGGCTACACCGCCACCATCACCGCCACCGAAGTCATCTGGCACCTCCCAGGAACCAGCACCGGGACCCACGCCGCACCCCTGGTCGACACCTAG
- a CDS encoding BTAD domain-containing putative transcriptional regulator, which produces MPDLRLGVLGALEVHVDGQLREIPAGRQRAVLSCLLAHDGHPVSADALIEAAWGAELPDNPPKALRTVLSRLRSHLGRDAIELGPAGYRLTVDAVDADEFVELLERAGSLDAAQAGGLLGRALALWRGPAFGEYAEAPCARPLAQHLEQLRMDAIEAHASAQLQTGEPGAAVAGLELLLADQPFREHAVELLATALYHAGRQTEALQRLRDYRAVLAAELGLDPAPDLAALEGRILGHTLPPAGAMGSGESPGSGGLGLPHWLDTSTAFIGREDELADLVAAVARNQVTVVTGPGGVGKSRLVAEALSALQAEVGGPISVTELATVRSGGAAAAVADTLGLRPDAASVTDDLVEFLTAVPHLLVLDNCEHLLDEVGPIVTTVTRRCRDVRVLATSRRRLGVGAELQVPLGPLRLPEQGATTGVQGSAASVRLFGDRVRRLRPSFALTADNTAEVVELCRRCDGLPLALELAASRTATSGTAEVLDRLGADLAQDEPGGLGAVVAWSARLLEPEQRELLDCLSVFAADFSGESVRGVVVHLDSWSGDATSALAELVESSLVAHHLSGSGSRHRLLEMVRVFAARSLAESGREQEVRAAHAAWVRDVVTGIRADWSRVDGAEVSERLGRCSAEVVGALRWALDADALALASDITQAVGRCWHWTPGLALRDLMIEVGERGLLTAGPDVAAGVATGAFCTGERGDLVRAHSLGKAALEMSRDPDSTAIAQVALAVAAMYSGDLDTSAHWFRAVSTRPELIGEGNTSLALLACYRDDLASARDHAAVALAAGPSSGDHSHAFARYAAGEVEARTDVARGAELLAEAAAEADRVDAEQVSRVSRIALFALLVRDRRPADAMPLGLRLCADLRRVGAWTQVWTLLRMLAELLTDHGRWSDAAFFLGAAQAAASAPPPVGADIERYAVLRARLSDHLGAGVLGQIEALAAGTARAQVLSRAERVLADLASQA; this is translated from the coding sequence ATGCCTGACCTGAGACTCGGCGTGCTCGGAGCGCTGGAGGTCCACGTCGACGGTCAGCTGCGGGAGATCCCCGCGGGCCGTCAACGGGCGGTGCTGTCCTGCCTGCTCGCCCACGACGGCCACCCGGTGTCGGCGGACGCATTGATCGAGGCGGCGTGGGGTGCTGAGCTGCCGGACAACCCGCCCAAGGCGCTGCGCACCGTGCTCTCGCGGCTTCGCTCCCACCTGGGGCGCGACGCGATCGAGCTGGGTCCGGCGGGCTACCGGCTGACGGTCGACGCCGTCGATGCCGACGAGTTCGTGGAGCTGCTCGAGCGGGCCGGGTCGCTGGATGCGGCCCAGGCGGGTGGCCTGCTCGGGCGGGCGCTGGCACTGTGGCGCGGGCCGGCGTTCGGGGAGTATGCCGAGGCGCCCTGTGCCAGGCCGCTCGCCCAGCACCTGGAGCAGCTGCGGATGGACGCGATTGAGGCCCACGCGTCAGCGCAGCTCCAGACCGGTGAGCCGGGCGCGGCCGTGGCGGGTCTGGAGCTGCTGCTGGCCGACCAGCCGTTCCGCGAGCACGCGGTGGAGCTGCTGGCGACGGCGCTCTATCACGCGGGCCGGCAGACCGAGGCGCTGCAACGGCTGCGGGACTATCGAGCGGTGCTCGCGGCAGAGCTGGGCCTTGATCCGGCGCCGGACCTGGCCGCGCTGGAGGGACGCATCCTCGGCCACACGCTGCCACCCGCGGGCGCCATGGGCTCGGGGGAGTCGCCGGGGTCAGGCGGGTTGGGACTGCCGCACTGGTTGGACACCTCGACGGCGTTCATCGGACGCGAGGACGAGCTGGCCGACCTGGTCGCTGCGGTCGCGCGGAATCAGGTGACCGTGGTGACGGGCCCCGGCGGTGTCGGCAAGTCCCGCCTCGTGGCCGAGGCGCTCAGCGCATTGCAGGCCGAGGTCGGTGGGCCGATCTCGGTGACCGAGCTGGCAACGGTCAGATCCGGTGGTGCCGCCGCAGCGGTGGCCGACACGCTCGGACTGCGGCCCGACGCGGCCTCGGTGACGGACGACCTGGTCGAGTTCCTCACCGCCGTGCCCCACCTGCTGGTCCTCGACAACTGCGAGCACCTGCTCGACGAGGTCGGGCCCATCGTCACGACGGTCACCCGGCGGTGCCGGGACGTGCGTGTGCTGGCCACGAGCCGACGACGACTCGGCGTGGGCGCGGAGCTGCAGGTCCCGCTCGGGCCGCTGCGGCTGCCCGAGCAGGGAGCCACCACCGGGGTGCAGGGATCGGCCGCGTCAGTGCGTCTGTTTGGTGACCGCGTCCGGCGGCTGCGCCCGTCGTTTGCGCTGACTGCTGACAACACTGCAGAGGTCGTGGAGCTCTGTCGGCGTTGTGACGGACTCCCGCTGGCACTGGAGCTTGCGGCCTCCCGCACCGCGACGTCCGGCACCGCCGAGGTCCTGGACCGGCTCGGGGCCGACCTCGCCCAGGATGAGCCGGGCGGCCTTGGTGCCGTGGTCGCCTGGTCCGCCCGGCTCCTCGAGCCTGAGCAGCGCGAACTCCTCGACTGTCTCTCGGTCTTTGCCGCCGACTTCTCGGGGGAGTCGGTCCGGGGGGTGGTGGTGCACCTGGACTCGTGGAGCGGTGACGCGACCTCAGCGCTGGCTGAGCTGGTCGAGTCGTCCCTGGTCGCACACCACCTGTCGGGCAGCGGTTCTCGTCATCGGCTGCTGGAGATGGTGCGGGTCTTCGCAGCGCGCAGCCTGGCCGAGTCGGGCCGGGAGCAGGAGGTCCGCGCCGCGCACGCCGCGTGGGTGCGCGACGTCGTCACGGGGATCCGCGCCGACTGGTCCCGAGTCGATGGTGCCGAGGTCAGCGAGCGGTTGGGCAGGTGCAGCGCGGAGGTCGTCGGCGCGCTGCGCTGGGCACTCGACGCCGATGCGCTGGCCCTGGCCAGCGACATCACCCAGGCGGTCGGGCGCTGCTGGCACTGGACCCCTGGGCTGGCGCTGCGCGACCTCATGATCGAGGTGGGGGAGCGCGGCCTGCTCACAGCTGGTCCCGACGTCGCGGCCGGCGTCGCGACGGGCGCGTTCTGCACCGGCGAGCGCGGCGACCTGGTCCGTGCCCACAGTCTCGGCAAAGCAGCGCTAGAGATGTCCCGCGACCCGGACTCGACCGCGATAGCGCAGGTGGCGCTCGCCGTGGCTGCCATGTATTCCGGCGACCTCGACACCTCGGCCCACTGGTTCCGGGCGGTGAGCACGCGGCCCGAGCTGATCGGTGAGGGCAACACCTCGTTGGCGCTGCTGGCGTGCTATCGCGACGACCTGGCCTCGGCGCGCGACCATGCCGCGGTGGCGCTGGCGGCAGGGCCGTCTTCGGGCGACCACTCCCATGCGTTTGCCCGGTATGCCGCTGGCGAGGTCGAGGCCCGCACCGACGTCGCACGGGGCGCAGAGCTGTTGGCGGAGGCGGCGGCCGAGGCTGACCGTGTGGACGCGGAGCAGGTCAGTCGCGTCTCGCGGATCGCGCTGTTCGCGCTGCTGGTGCGCGACCGTCGGCCTGCCGATGCGATGCCGCTGGGGCTGCGGCTCTGCGCGGACCTGCGCCGGGTGGGTGCGTGGACTCAGGTCTGGACCCTGCTGCGGATGCTCGCGGAGCTGTTGACCGATCACGGGCGGTGGTCCGACGCGGCCTTCTTCCTGGGGGCAGCGCAGGCAGCGGCGTCGGCACCGCCGCCCGTCGGCGCCGACATCGAGCGGTATGCCGTGCTGCGGGCTCGCCTGTCCGACCACCTGGGCGCTGGAGTGCTGGGACAGATCGAGGCCCTGGCCGCGGGGACTGCGCGGGCGCAGGTCCTCAGCCGGGCCGAGCGGGTGCTGGCCGACCTCGCCAGTCAAGCCTGA
- the sfnG gene encoding dimethylsulfone monooxygenase SfnG, whose protein sequence is MTDTPNTTATNAPTTSASATPLGAPGSDPLSFAYWVPNVSGGLVVSNIDQRTDHTPDYNREVARTAERVGFDYALTQVRYLASYGADAQHESVSFSLGLLAATERLKVIAAVHPGQWPPTVLAKLAATAQELHDNRFCLNVVSGWFKREYTDLGLPWLDHEERYRRAEEFIEVLRGLWTQDGFTFRGDFYRTRDVTFRPTPRQQPEVFQGGNSTSARAMAGRLSDWYFMNGNTVDGVAEQVRDVGAQAAANGRRVRFGLNGFAVVRDTEAEARDVVEEIIAKADADKVNDFGNAVKQAGAATSDKKGMWADSQFRDLVQYNDGFRTGLIGTPDQVAQRIVDYKLVGVDLLLLGFLHVQEDVERFGTEVIPRVRRLEAELGLRPREYAEPHLLEPVG, encoded by the coding sequence ATGACCGACACCCCCAACACCACTGCCACAAACGCCCCGACCACCTCGGCGAGCGCGACCCCGCTGGGAGCCCCCGGCAGCGACCCGCTGTCCTTCGCCTACTGGGTGCCCAACGTCAGCGGCGGCCTGGTCGTCTCCAACATCGACCAGCGCACCGACCACACGCCGGACTACAACCGCGAGGTCGCGCGCACCGCCGAGCGGGTGGGGTTCGACTATGCGTTGACGCAGGTGCGCTACCTGGCGTCCTACGGTGCGGACGCCCAGCACGAGTCGGTCTCCTTCTCGCTCGGGCTGCTCGCCGCCACCGAGCGGCTCAAGGTCATCGCGGCGGTCCACCCAGGCCAGTGGCCGCCGACCGTGCTGGCCAAGCTCGCGGCGACGGCGCAGGAGCTGCACGACAACCGGTTCTGCCTCAACGTCGTCTCCGGCTGGTTCAAGCGGGAGTACACCGACCTCGGCCTGCCGTGGCTGGACCACGAGGAGCGCTATCGTCGCGCTGAGGAGTTCATCGAGGTGCTGCGCGGCCTGTGGACGCAGGACGGGTTCACCTTCCGCGGCGACTTCTATCGCACCCGTGACGTCACCTTCCGGCCGACTCCGCGCCAGCAGCCGGAGGTCTTCCAGGGCGGCAACTCGACGTCGGCCCGCGCGATGGCCGGGCGGTTGTCAGACTGGTATTTCATGAACGGCAACACCGTCGACGGCGTGGCCGAGCAGGTCCGCGATGTGGGTGCCCAGGCGGCTGCCAATGGACGCCGGGTCCGCTTCGGGCTCAACGGTTTTGCGGTCGTGCGTGACACGGAGGCTGAGGCCCGCGACGTCGTCGAGGAGATCATCGCCAAGGCCGACGCGGACAAGGTCAACGACTTCGGCAACGCCGTCAAGCAGGCCGGTGCCGCCACCTCCGACAAGAAGGGGATGTGGGCCGACAGCCAGTTCCGGGACCTCGTGCAATACAACGACGGCTTCCGCACCGGGCTGATCGGCACGCCGGACCAGGTGGCGCAGCGGATCGTGGACTACAAGCTGGTCGGCGTCGACCTGCTCCTGCTCGGCTTCCTGCACGTCCAGGAGGATGTCGAGCGGTTCGGCACCGAGGTGATCCCGCGGGTGCGCCGCCTCGAGGCCGAGCTTGGCCTGCGGCCGAGGGAGTATGCCGAGCCGCACCTGCTCGAGCCGGTGGGCTGA
- a CDS encoding flavin reductase family protein, which yields MSAIPLTRVRPDPTTTDLRAAFGRAASSAWVITGSGERGPVGFTAISIVSVSLAPPLVSFNISKSSSSLVTIAHTGRAALHLLGEDQLPLAERFAHDRAKRFVDDDVWHFDDHGLPAIRGVASRLVTRIHDLVDAGDSFVAIARVEHATTSTRRPLVHHAGSYAALSPQTPLTAPNGA from the coding sequence ATGTCCGCCATACCTCTCACCCGGGTCCGTCCGGACCCGACCACGACCGATCTGCGAGCCGCCTTCGGGCGGGCCGCCTCCAGCGCCTGGGTGATCACCGGCTCCGGTGAGCGAGGGCCGGTCGGCTTCACCGCGATCTCGATCGTCTCGGTGTCCCTCGCCCCGCCGCTGGTGTCCTTCAACATCTCCAAGAGCTCTTCCTCGCTCGTCACGATTGCGCACACCGGTCGTGCGGCGCTGCACCTGCTCGGGGAGGACCAGCTGCCGCTGGCCGAGCGCTTCGCCCACGACCGGGCCAAGCGCTTCGTCGACGACGACGTCTGGCACTTCGACGACCACGGGCTGCCCGCGATCCGGGGCGTCGCCAGCCGGCTGGTCACCCGCATCCACGACCTCGTCGACGCCGGTGACAGCTTCGTCGCGATCGCCCGCGTCGAGCACGCCACGACCTCCACCCGGCGGCCCCTGGTGCACCACGCCGGGAGCTATGCCGCGCTCAGCCCGCAGACCCCACTGACTGCCCCGAACGGAGCCTGA
- a CDS encoding OsmC family protein, with protein MAGAGAAGAGAAAALRERQRPLKKGYQDEPASALVPSTATATVDQAGLTATVSTWAGDVVAGLHPAAGGDGTQACSGDILLQSLVACAGVTLSSVATALGVELRSASVTANGTWDARGTLGVDREAPVGLTAIELVFDLDTDAEESKVARLLELTERYCVVAQTLADPPEVTFRHT; from the coding sequence GTGGCTGGAGCGGGTGCCGCCGGAGCGGGTGCTGCCGCGGCCCTGCGCGAGCGGCAGCGGCCCCTCAAGAAGGGCTATCAGGACGAGCCCGCGTCGGCACTGGTGCCCAGCACCGCGACGGCGACGGTCGACCAGGCGGGGCTCACCGCCACCGTCTCGACCTGGGCCGGTGACGTCGTGGCGGGACTGCACCCTGCGGCCGGTGGCGATGGGACGCAGGCCTGTTCTGGCGACATACTCCTGCAGTCGCTCGTCGCCTGCGCGGGGGTGACGCTCTCGTCGGTCGCGACCGCGCTGGGTGTCGAGCTGCGCTCGGCCTCGGTCACCGCCAACGGCACGTGGGACGCCCGTGGCACGCTCGGCGTCGACCGGGAGGCTCCCGTCGGCCTGACCGCGATCGAGCTGGTGTTTGACCTGGACACGGACGCCGAGGAGTCGAAGGTGGCACGCCTGCTGGAGCTGACCGAGCGCTACTGCGTCGTGGCGCAGACGCTTGCCGACCCGCCCGAGGTGACCTTCCGGCATACCTGA